The DNA region TTCAAAAGGCATGATGGATGAGCCAGACAAAGGGAGCAAGGGACGTTCTTGTCTCAGGAGgacccctgcctcccccccccgccccccaaaaaaactctcCCTTAGATTCCATCTTCTGGCTCTGAACTCTAAGGTTCTACAGAATTCTAAGGTTCCAAATGCCCCAGGTTGGAGAAACCAGGAGAAGGTTAGCAGGCTTAAAGAGGACCACTAGAAGAAAGAAAGTTGCCCCAAGGGGGCAATGAGTCTCCTTAGGGCCCCACACTCAGGCCCACTATACTCCCAGAGGCAGGGCAGACCCTGGTTAAGCTCCTGACCCAAGGAATGATGGATTTGACAGGCTTCTACATGTCAACCATTATCCtcctttattcatttaaaagagaGGCCCATAACCAAGGGTTCATGAACTTTACAAAAAATTTTCTGATAGctctgtttcaatataattgatttgcTTTGTAATtttacgtattttattttatgcatttaaaaaccttattctgagaaagggtgcatagatttcaccagaatgccaaagggttCCAGGACACAATAAAagatgctgaattaaaataaggagCAAAGTCAGCCGACATAGAACACTTCAGCCGCGTGCCCAGGaggctcttctctctctctaaccCTCCATTTCTAAGAAAGAGGGCTCAGAGGGGAGCCAGAAATGGGGGTTTCTCTCCTATCCTATCCGTCCCTCTCCTGGAAAGGCTGGTTTGATGGGACCCTTTTTCTCACCACCCTTGTCAAAGGTCCCAGGGACCAGCCCGGCTCCCAGGAGTCAGCAGAGATCAAAGTCGGAGGGAGAGGCAAGGTTGGAGCCAGGGCAGTAGCTCCTAGCCTGGGGGACCATGGTCTCAGGCACTATGGGTGAAACTGGTGGATGAGAAGGGGAGGAGTCCTGAGCAGAGATAGGGGCAACCCTCTCTGCTCAGCACTGTTCAGTGTGGAAGGGCCAAGTCCCCCCTACCCACCCCTGCACCATTCTAGGCCATGCTCTGGCTTGACAGACCTGAAGAAGGCTGTACCTCCCTTATGCACACAGTCACATAACCCCAGTCCTCCCCAAAGGAGGCTAGGAAGATGCCAGGCGCTGGTGGAAGTAGAGGCCAAAGAGACTGGTAAGCAGCTGGCACGCAGCTGTCCACCAGGTGAGGAAGGCGAAGAGTCCCCGATAGAAGGCAGGGGCAAAGAGGCCACCCAGGGCGCCCAGGATCTGGGCCACTGTGGCCTGCACCTCATCGTCTCCAGGGGTGGCAGCCGGGGCTGGTGGTGGGACCGGTTTGGGGAGATGGCTGGTGGACCCCAGGCCCCAGGAATAGCCACCTGTGGAGATGGGTAGAAgacagtgaggagagagagctggGGTCTGGTCTACCTCTGGGCCCTCCCCAGCCCAGCCCATACCTAGAGTCTTCAGTAAGAGCGTAAGGTGAAGGGTGAGGATGATGGGGGCCAGGTACTGCAAGCTCACCACCGAGACGTAGCAGTAAatccgtgtgaccttggagagTGGAAGGAGGAAGCAATGGTCAGGGAGGCAGGAAAGCAGCTGCCACCGCTGCCCAGGAGGCTGCTAGGGGTCACCTATAAAAGGGTGAGGCAGGAGGCCTAATCTACACCCCCAAGGAGGCTGGGAAAGCCCCAGAGATGATAATAACAACGCTCCCACTtgtatagtgtttgataaacagcAACCCCATGAGATAGGGAGGGTATTTCTGGAGCACCACGCCCATTTCATAGATGGAGGAATTGAGGTacaaaggttcagtgacttgctcaaggtctcaaAGCCGGTCAGtgttggagccaggatttgaacccaagtttctcATTCCAAATACACCTTCTTTATGCTGCACCATGCTACCTCCAGGTCCCAAAACTGGGGAAATGAACCAGACTCCTAAGTCCTCAACTGGAATCCTTCCCTCACCAAAACAGACTCTCTCCCTCACACCCCTTCCCAgctcagtccatcctccacagagctaCCACAGCACAAGTCAGACCAGGCTCCATCAAcaccagtgactccctattaccttgaAGGCCAAATACCAACTTCTCTGGCATGTACGGCTCTTCCCAGCCTGGCTCCAGCCTCCCTTCCCAGTCACTCAACCTCACTGCCGCCCCttaccccccacccccggcctctttctgtctcccctccctgGCTTCCACCTCCCAACTCTGCACAGGCATCTGTCCATCCCCTGCACCTGGAgtgccccctctcctcccctcccctgagaAGCCCCCGCTTCTTTCCATCtacccagctgctaatgcctccccAAGAATGGGATTTGtgatataatgtgtgtgtgtaagtatatttATACTCTACGTGTATGTTACgtaattaaattatttatgtatAACACATCAACATACACATATCTGCCCCCATTCCATTGGGGAGCCTATACATATACCTGGATATGCATcgaatgtgcatgtgtgtgcatgtatgtgtgtatcatgTATGCATGTAGATGTGTGTGCCTACATACATGTTATCTAGGCTCCCTAATGGAATCTAattcatacatgtacatgtgtgtatataaatacatgtatgtaggCTCCCCAGCGGAATGGAATCTACTACATACAGGCGCGTATGGATCCATCTACACACATATCTGTCATGTCCCCTAATGGAATGACATCTAACACAGACATGTATGAgtgtatgtgggtatatacacGCAGGATCTCCCAACGGAATAGTGTCTAAGCCCCTTAAAGGCAGGGGCTTTTTGTTTTGAGTCTTTGCAGCACCAGCACCGAggccagcacctggcacatagtaggggctttaaCGATGTTTGCCTGATTTATAGATTACTAAATGTTTGACGTGAAAGTCATTTCAACCCTctccacttcagtttcctcctccataaagtggagataatcctATTTCACAGGGAAATCAATCATTTGGGGTATTCCCCATGAGGGAATGGGATCAAAGGGCCCATGCAAAGATCTCTGGGAAGTCTGCAGAGGGCCTACTCTATAGCCAGGCTTTGTGCTGAGGACTGGGGTAAATGGAGTAAAAGGAATGACATGACTTCTCTCCCAAGCAGCTGACCTTCCAACAGGGGAGACAGCCAGTCCATACAGAAATGTCTGTAGggcaaatatatagagaataaagTACAGAGCGGTTCAATCAAGAGagtttgggtgggtggggaggggtaggGGATAAGGAGCAGCATGATGAAGGGGTGGACATGATGGCCCATGTGAAGAAGAGAGGGATTCAAGGACCCAGGTGagaaaggagggcattccaggcatgggggatggccagtgcaaaggtgcagagatgggagagagggcATTGtaggtgaggaagagagaggaggctgGCCTGCCTGGGTTACTGAGTACAGGAGGGAAGCAATATGAAGAAACCAGAGAGGATGGCGCTGTGCTGTGAAGGGCTTTCGAAGCTCAACAAGAGAGTCAACATTTTATCCCAGGGCCAGCAGGAAGCGGCTGGAGTTGGCTGAGCAGAGGTGTCCCAATCAGgtctgcacttcaggaaaattccTTCTGCAGGGAGCAGAAAATTCTGCAGCAGGGAGTCAGACAGATGAGGGTGGAAAGAGATCTAAGGCGGGAAGCTGCTGTAATAATCCCAGTGAGAGGCGAGGAGGGTCTGGACTACAGTggaggtgagaggagagaaggagtggGGGTGCAGGGGATCCTGCGGAGATAGAAAGATCAAGAACCGACTGGCTACgtggggtgagagtgaggagtcaaagacagTGGCGAGGTTATGGTCTAGCGAGGTTGGTGGGTGCTAGCAGAACCTTGGAGAGGAACAGAAAggttgggaggaggggtgggacTGGGGgcccttgaaggcaggagcttgAGACATCTCTGGACCATGCAGATGGAAATGTCCACTACGTCATCAGAGATGCAGGACTATAGGTGAAGACAGAGATTGAAGCTGAGGGTCATGCGCGTGGAGGTGGTAACTAAAACCATCAGAGCTAATGAAATTaccaagagagagaagagaaaggatgagGACAAAATCTTGGGGAACACTCACAATTAAGGGGTGGGATAGACCTGAAGAGCTGGCAAAGAAGACGGAGGAGTGGCTTGGCAGGGAAGAATGATGTAAAGAACCAGGGATGAGAGAGAATCCAGGAGGGAAGGGTGGCAACCACAGCAGACAGGCTGAGAAGCATGACAATTGAAAAAAGACGCCAAGATCTGGCAACGAAGGGACAAATGGGCTCCTTGTGGTGGCACACGCCTGTGTTCCCTGCTCCTGGGAGAGGCTGGGTCACTTGGactcaggaattctgagctgctGAAGGCGTCCATACTGAGTCTATGccaatggggggagggggccaCCAGGAAGGGTGAAGCAGCTCAGGCTGGTCAAAGACTGGGTGTCAATCAGCAGTGGGATCAGGGACTGGAGTAGTCATTGTACTTCCAGTctaaggatggagagaaagaggaaggaaggaaggagggagggaatgagggaaggaaggaaggaaggagggagggaggagggaaggaggcaatgaaggaagggagggagggaggaaggaaggagggagtgaaggagggagggaaggaagggagggagcgaaggaaggagggaagaagggaaggaaggaaggaaggaaggaaggaaggaaggaaggaaggaaggaaggaaggaaggaaggaagggagagaaggaagggagagaaggaagggagggagagaaggaaggagaaaaagagacaggaagaggaggagagcaagagagaaagaaagagaaaagagaaggaaaggaaaggaagaaagaaagaaaagaaggaaggaagatagatcattggtaactttggagaaagcaattttaGGTAAATGATAAGGGATATAGAATAAGATAGGGATAAATACAGATAAACATAGATAAAGAAGGATGGAATAAGGGGGAGTAAGTGAAAACAGCACataggactctttctttttcaagAGAAAGCAAGTCCAGCCaggtgagagggaggagagaacagaCAAGAGCTCCAGGGAAGGGAGCATCTAGCAAAGGTCATGAGGAGCATGTCTGAAGGCCATAGGAAAGGAACCAATGATACATTAGAAagctggggaggaggggtgaTTTAGGATATAACCTGCtaagaaaggtgggagggaatgGTATCAGAGTGGAGCTGGCCTAGGCCAGGGAAGGGCCACTTCTCCCACAGCCTGGGGGAAAGGAAACTAGAATAGGAGACAGGCTAAGGGGTTTTTTCGAtgaaaagaatgggagaaaaggaagctCTTAGAATGGCCTCAATCTTCTCAAATTAGAGACAAGGTCCTGGGGTGagagggcaggaggaggaggcaggagaggctggagagggggagaagCTTTGGACTAGTGTGAGATGGGGAATGAATTGGGGAGAAATCCAAGGGTCTGGCTGCAATTGGGGAACGTGAACCGACAACGCGCTGATCAGCAAAGTTCTGCAACATTCTCCAGTTCTGCTCAGTggcggggggaggaggagaggaagcccTGGGAGGAATCCAGAGCAGAGATGTGGCAAGGGATGATGGGATGAGGAGTGGAGGGACTCCAGAGCGGAAAACAAACGGACTAGGGATGAAAGGGCCAGAGAGGTTGAGATCAGAAACTCAAGGAAGCCCTCTGCAAACCCTTGAAGCGTTGTGGAAATGACAGTTCTTACCACCTACAccacctctttgcaacttctccaTCTCCATGGACCCAGCTCCATCCCTGGTCTCTCACCTGGAACAGCCTCCTCACTTCCACACTCTTCCCATGCTACCAGGGCCATCTTCCCCAAGCCCAACTCTGTCCCCACATGCCCCCTCCCCTGATAACATAATGCTATGGCTCCCCTGGACTCAATGAGAGAGTCCAAATTCCTCAGCCCGGCCTTTAGGACCCTCCGATGCCGTCGCCAGCACGTGTCCTCACCTTCTCTCTCCCAGCCTCCTAACCTCCTAACCTCTCCATCATTGCCCAAGTCCAAATCCTCCTCCGAATCCCTATGACATTCTCTGAGTCTGAACCCCACGTTCGAAtcttctgctcatcatttcatattctCAACCAAGCAAAGGGAATCCTCCCAAAGTCTGGTGTGGCGGACAGACTTGGGGTCAGAAGGACCCAagttccaatcttgcctcagacaaagACCAGCTAAgtgcctcatctgtgaaacagggtgataacaacaaaaacctcccCCGCGGGGCTCTCAGGAGGACCAGATGGGGTAACATGAGGGATGCATTTGGCACTTTCCAATGCTACATTGAAGCATTCATGTTTGCCAAGTGCAGTACAGTTGTTCcatcaattttacagatgaagaaactgaggcagatggaggttcagctgcttgtccaggatcacacagctatggagacagcatttgaactcagaccttcctggtGTCAAGTCCAGCTTTCTGTCCCCCGAGGCCCCTAACcacctatataaatgtcagctgtcatTCTAAATTCCACTCAACAGACAGGAGATAACACAGCTTGAAGAGGGGCCTAAGGTGAGAGTGGAATGTGCTCACCCCGTGGAGGAACCCCACACTTCCCGGCTGTGTCCTTGGGCGAGTCACAGCCTCTCCGGGCCtcaatgacctctcaggtcccttctggctcctgGAGATGTACCGCGCTGCCCCACTCCGCCAGACGGGGCCCCCTACCTTGCGCTGGATCTCCAGGGCACTGATGCGCCCGGCCTCCTTCTTCATCTGTTCTACCCAGCGCTGGGCCAGACACAGGTAGGCCTGCAGGTGGGGCCTGGTCACGGCCAGCCGCAGCAGGCACAGGGCCAGCACCAGCCACAGGCGGACAGAGTCAAAGGCAGAGTCTGACAGTCTGCAAGAAGCAGGGAGAGGAAGGGCGGGTCAGGGAGGCCCCCAGAGCCAGCCTCTCCACAGGCACCTAGAAGCTCACACGGGCTCCAGACTAAGgtctccaccccatccccaacaGGTGCAAGGCCTCCACCGCCTGCCTCCTCTCAGGAGAGGGTCGCAGAATGGGGCTGGCTCCCACGGCACTGCTCCTATCACCAAAAACTGGTTggagaaactgaaacctagagaaCGTAAGTGATGGGTACAAGAAGCCCAAACAATGGGAGGCAGAGCGGGGTCTCAACCCTGGGTCTCTGGCTCTCCAATCCTGAGCAACAGAGTACACACCAGGTGCTTAAAGGATGTCGGTTTGTTGTATCCCAGGGCCCCTGGGGAGACGTCACCAGCCCATCCCCCCCATCCTGGCCCAGGATACGCACAGCTGGACGGGGGCTGTCTTTCCCACAGGGGCTTGCAGGAGGAAGTCCCGGGCAATGGGTTTGACCCACAGACACAAAATCAGCACCGGAGCCAGGAAACTCGTGTGGAGGATGAGCCTGCAGTTCCAGGGAGAGGCAGGAAAGGTAAGCAAGGGTGAACCTCCCTCGGTTCCAAGGAAGTGTTTTCCCATGTTTCCCCATGCCCTGCAAAGCCCCATCCTCCCCCAAGCCACATAACTGGAGAAAGGGTCGATCGGCTGCCAGGTGCAGCGCATCCAGGTGGGTCTGAGCCAGGCGTAGGCCCGGGAATGTGAGGCAGGCCCCCAGGACAGAGCACACAGCCACCAGGACCAGGCGGAAGGTCAGCTTGATCAGGGGGATCCTGCAGGAAGAATACATCGTGCAGTCATCGAAGGTCAAGGCCAGAATGGGGGATCAGAAAGAGCCCTCTAACATCCTGTATCCTAAAGGCACTCTCAGCTCTGACCTTtggtgttctaagggccctcctagccttgacatcctgtgttctaagggccctcccagctctgacatccagtGTTCTGAGGGCCCaaccagccctgacatcctgggttctaagggccctccctcTACCTCATTCCTCAAAATCTCTCACTATTACTAGTCTGTCCTCCTTCCTTGTGACCACAGAAGACTCCCCTAGCCTTTCACTTAATCCCTCTACCTGTTTCCTTGatcctctccctgcctccaggacTTATCCTAACCATCATGCCCTGGcacatcttcagtctctcccttgcCAACAAACCTGGTCTAGTCTCCACCAACCTTAAAGAAGCCTTCTTTGAGTCCTTTAGGCCAACCAGACCTCCTTACCACCACCCCCTACCTCCTTGCCTTTTGCCACTGAAAGACATTTATCTTCCCCCCGACCAAGTCCCTTCATTTCCTCACTGTCTGAAATTCAGCACCTGCCCTGACCATCACATTTCTCTCTCCTAGGTCACCAGAGACCTTCCAGTCCCCAAACTCAGCGGCCCTTCCCCTGCAGCCTTCATCTTGATGCTCCTAACCAGGCCCTCCTGTCACACGTGCTCTCCTCTGGTGGCTTCAGACACCAGGCTCTCCGAGCTGTTCCTTGTCCTCTCCGTGACCCTTTGAGGGGTGGGGGTTGCCCCACGGTCTATCCTGAGCCACTCCCCCCCATTTTTCATCATGCTGGCAGAAGAGTCTTTCTCAGGCCCAGATCTGGTCATGCTTTTCTTCTGCTTAAATTATCTTGTGGTTCCTGATCCCGCCCAGAGACATGGTCAAACTtctctgcctggcattcaaggactGATGCTTTCTACCTGTCTAGTCTTAGCTCATTTCACTCCCCCAGCCAAACTGcaactccctcttcccttctgaaatctcccacctccactctGTGACCCACACCATCTGCTATGCCAAGGATGCCTTCCCTCCTATTCTTCACTTATGGAATTCCAAACCATTCTTTAAATGAAAGcttcaggaagtcttccttgatttccACAGCTGATAACAACGTTCCCCATCAGACCTCTCAAAGCACTATGTTCATACCTCTCAACTGTACTGAAGTCAGTCTATCAGTCAgtcataaacatttttaagtgcctactatgtgccaagcatttagCACATAACACCATCTATTAGAATCAGCTGTGTCTGGCGGATCCGTGAGCATGGAAAGTATAACATATATAAGGCACTCACTGTGCACACCTTCATTGTTATTACTGAGTCTCCTTCTCCTAGCTTAGACAGTGAACCACAAGGACAGGGGCTGGGTCCTATCTAATCCTGCAGTCTTTCCCCCAGGCTTCTGCTCTCTCCCCAGCCTCAGGCTGTCCCAGACCCCTCGGGGGTCCAGGAGCCCCTGCCCCCTTTCCATCCCTCCTGCAGAGGGGGAGCCCAGAACCCACCTCCCATGGCACGGACGAGAGGGGAAGTCCCCCGTCTATTTTTCCAAGTCCACCGGACCTTGTCCCGGCCCCGCCCCTGCCCTGGCAGTTTGGTTCATTCTTCTATTTACGCCCCCAGCTCTTACCCTAACAAATGGTTTTTCCTTCactcattaataaatgcttattgaattgagtcAGCCCCGCCCACTCTGGCATTCTGGGATACCTGTTCCCCCGGGCCTTCCGGAAGGTACCTGGCACCAGGTCACAGGGAAGTCAGGAAATCCTCACGGTTCCCCTGACCCAGCCCAAAGTCTCCCTTCCTCCTGTCTCTGCCCATGCACTTACCACCAATCCCAGCCACGGCTCTTCAGTAAGGGCTCTAAATTTTGGGTGACACTGGCCAGGCCTGCCATGGTACAGGAAAGACCCAACATCAGCAACCCTGGCTGGACGGGCTGGACTGAGCGAGGGGACAGGGGActcaccatcccctttcccctctaccCCCCTGAAGCCTGTCCTTTAAAGACTGCCTCCTCTTTGAAGCCTTCCCTGGTTGCCCCAGCCCACCTAGACCTCTGCACTCTTACACACAGGATGCCAAGCTTTCTTTATCTTTCATGGAGCACGTGCCCCTCCAATGGTGCAGCTCACCATCAATCCTGGTCTCATGGGATCAAAACTAAAGCCAAGGGAAAGGCCGAGGGAACCTCTGGCGGAGTGTGAGAGCCACCTTCAAGTTCATGAGTGGGCAGAGTGGAGAAGAGGGGCTagccttgttctgtttggctctaaGGGGCAGAAGTCAGACTACTACAGATGGGGCAGGTGGGGGCATAGGGTGGAGGAAGATTTGAGCTTCCTAACACACATGGAACATAGCAACATGTTAGCTCCCTACATACTATGGAAGACGCTCCTAACCTTTAAAGCTGTCCCAAAGGGCAATGGGCTGCCTGGTGAACTACCTCTCTGGAGGGTTCCAAGCCAGAGCAGGATGGCCCCTAATCAGGAACGCTAGAGAGGGGACGCCTGGTGGTACAGGCTGCGCCCGATGCCCTTCCAAGTCTCATCCAACTCAGATTCGGGAACTACCCATCTCAAAACCCCCCTTCCCCCAGCAGACCCCCACACACCTGGCTCCAGGCCAAACTCCAGGATGTCTTCCCGGACCACCAGCACCAGCATGGCCAGAAGCAGGAAGATGAAGGCGAAGGCGAGGCAGACAGAACGCTCCCCACCCTCCTCCGAGGAGAAGTACAGCCGCATCACCATCAGAAACACCTTGCTGGGGCCCCACAGCTAAGGATTCACTCAGGCTGTCTGATGGACAGTGGGGGGAGCAGGCTTGGAGCCAGCGGGAGGGATGGGGATGGGAGGCTggcagagagatggggagggaccagcttggagctgggagcccCCTTTCCACTCTACCTGGCCCTCAGTGAGATATCAGTGCACTCCTCCTGAGGAGCTAGGAGAAAAGCCCTGACAGAGCGGTCAGGAG from Trichosurus vulpecula isolate mTriVul1 chromosome 1, mTriVul1.pri, whole genome shotgun sequence includes:
- the TMEM161A gene encoding transmembrane protein 161A codes for the protein MAVMGVQLVVSLLTASLMHRMAPHFSFARWLLCNGCLFRYRHPTDEELRALAGKPKPKGKKERRANGLSEEKPLSVPRDINLQLETSPITAIDALVLRYFSEYQWFVDFALYACGVYLFTEGYYCLVDPAKEANIGVLWCFLTVLFSVKVFLMVMRLYFSSEEGGERSVCLAFAFIFLLLAMLVLVVREDILEFGLEPGLASVTQNLEPLLKSRGWDWWIPLIKLTFRLVLVAVCSVLGACLTFPGLRLAQTHLDALHLAADRPFLQLILHTSFLAPVLILCLWVKPIARDFLLQAPVGKTAPVQLLSDSAFDSVRLWLVLALCLLRLAVTRPHLQAYLCLAQRWVEQMKKEAGRISALEIQRKVTRIYCYVSVVSLQYLAPIILTLHLTLLLKTLGGYSWGLGSTSHLPKPVPPPAPAATPGDDEVQATVAQILGALGGLFAPAFYRGLFAFLTWWTAACQLLTSLFGLYFHQRLASS